DNA sequence from the Brachybacterium avium genome:
CCCATTCCCGGAGCCGAGCTGGGCCTCGGCAGGATCTACCGCCCGCGTCGACCGGAGCGGGCATGAGAGCGGCCCGGCTCCCCCTGGGAGCCGGGCCGACCGGGAACGCTGAGGTGGCTCAGCGGTAGGACACGAAGCTGGGGTTGCCCCAGATGCCGCGCTCGACGACGCGCTGCTTGGAGCCGGAGGCGTCGATGATCTGGCCGTTGCCGGCGTAGATCGCGACGTGCCCGGGCCAGCTCACGATGTCACCGGGCTGGGCCTGGGACTGCGAGATCGAGCGGCCGCCGTTGGCGATCTGGCCGGAGGTGCGCGGGAGGTTGATGCCGGCGGCCTGATAGGCGTAGTTGACCAGGCCGGAGCAGTCCATGCCGCTGAGCGAGGAGCCGCCCCAGCTGTACCGGGTGCCGAGGGCGGAGCGGGCGGCGTTCACGATCGAGCTGCTCGAGCTCGAGGAGCTCGAGGAGGAGGTGGAGACCGAGGCACCGCCGGTGGAGACGCCGGCACCGTTGAGCGCGCCGCGGGTCTGCGGGCCGACGACACCGTCGACCAGGAGGCCGTTGGAGGACTGGTAGCTCTTCACCGCGGAGTGGGTGCGGGGGCCGAAGACGCCGTCGACGGAGAGGTTCGCACCGTGATCGTTGAGCGCGGACTGCAGATCCTGGACCGCACCGCCGCGGGAGCCCCAGCGGAGCTTCTGCGAGGAGTCGAGGACGGCCGCCGGGGCGACGATCGACGGCGCGGCGGGAGCGGCCTGGATCGCGGGGACACTCGCGGCCGGAGCCACCGGGGCTGCCGGGGCGGCGGGGGCGGCCTGCGCCGCACCACCGGTGAAAGCAGTTCCGAGGACGACGCCGCCGAGGACGGCTGCTCCGCCGAGGCCTCGCGCCGCGCGCTGCGCGTGGTGGGTCGGGAGCTGGGCGCGGCCGGCGAGGCGGTGAGTGTTGTTCTGAGCCATGATGTGCGGTTCGTTCCTTCCGGTCCCGGCCAGGGGCCGGGGATGTACTGCTGGATGCTCGGGGCCACAGGTGCCGTGGTCTGTGACCATCGATGTCGTGGCGATGTGACCACCGTAGGAGCAGGAGGTGCTGGAGGTCTGCGGGCTTGGCAGAGCCCGACCGTTGATTTTTGACGGTCTTTACGCATCGGGTTCCTCCGTGACCTGATCGCACCATGACTTGACGAAGCAGCGAGGGGTGACGCACACCGGCGGGCGCGACAGCGCATGGTGGACGCGAGGGTGGAGCGGCGCCGGAGGGGTCCGGCGCAGTGCGCCTGCGGCGAACAGGGCCCGTGCGGGGACCGCCCAGCGCCTAGAGTCGACCCATCAGCGAATTCCGGCATGAAGGAGACCCCGTGTCCTCGCAGAGCACTCAGACCTCCCCGCCCCGCAATGCGGCCGGCGACACCCCGATGGGACTGGACGACAACGTCTATCAGCGCCTGCTGCGCGAGCGCATCGTGTGGCTCGGCTCGGAGGTGCGCGATGAGAACGCCAACGCCATCTGCTCGAAGCTGCTGCTGCTCGCGGCGGAGGATCCCGACAAGGACATCTACCTCTACATCAACAGCCCCGGTGGTTCGATCACCGCCGGCATGGCCATCTACGACACCATGCAGTTCGTCAAGCCGGACGTGGTGACGGTCGGCATGGGCATGGCCGCGTCGATGGGGCAGTTCCTTCTCTCCTCCGGCACCAAGGGCAAGCGCTACGCCACCCCGCACACGCGGGTGCTGATGCACCAGCCGCTGGGCGGCCTGGGCGGCACCGCCACGGACATCAAGATCCAGGCGGAGCTGATCCTGTCCATGAAGCGCACCCTCGCGGAGCTGATCGCGGAGCAGACCGACAAGAGCGTCGAGCAGATCACCGCCGACTCCGACCGTGACAAGTGGTTCACCGCCACCGAGGCGCTCGAGTACGGCTTCATCGACAAGATCGTCAGCGGCTCCGGTGATGTCACCGGCGGTGGCGGCACCGCCGAGTGACCGCCCCGGCATTCACCGACCGCCCTTCACGCAAGGAGACCCTGTGACCTTCGATCCCCGCACCCTCGGCGCGCTGCCGACCGCCCAGGCGGGCCGCCTGGCCCCGATGCCCAGCTCGCGCTACGTGCTCCCGCAGTACGAGGAGCGCACCGCCTACGGCATGAAGCGCCAGGACCCCTACACCAAGCTGTTCGAGGACCGCATCATCTTCCTGGGCGTCCAGGTCGACGACGCCTCGGCCGACGATGTCATGGCCCAGCTGCTGGTCCTGGAGTCCCAGGACCCGGACCGCGACATCACCCTCTACATCAACAGCCCCGGCGGCTCCTTCACCGCGCTGACCGCCATCTACGACACGATGCAGTACATCAAGCCCGAGGTCACCACCGTGTGCCTCGGCCAGGCCGCCTCGGCCGCCGCGGTGCTGCTGGCCGCCGGCGCGCCGGGGAAGCGGCTCGCGCTGCCCAATGCCCGGATCCTCATCCACCAGCCGGCCATGGGCGGCGAGGGCGGTGGCGGCCAGGCCTCCGACCTGGAGATCCAGGCGAACGAGATCATGCGCATGCGCGAATGGCTCGAGGAGACGCTGGCATTCCACTCCGGTCGCACCAAGGAGCAGGTCAGCAAGGAGATCGAGCGCGACAACATCCTCACCGCGAAGTCCGCGCTCGAGTACGGGATGATCGATCAGGTGCTGGAGTCCCGCAAGGCTCCTGCCGCCCAGATCTCGAAGTGACCCGGTGCCGCTGCGGGCAGGCCCGGAGCCTGTCCGCAGC
Encoded proteins:
- a CDS encoding ATP-dependent Clp protease proteolytic subunit; the protein is MTFDPRTLGALPTAQAGRLAPMPSSRYVLPQYEERTAYGMKRQDPYTKLFEDRIIFLGVQVDDASADDVMAQLLVLESQDPDRDITLYINSPGGSFTALTAIYDTMQYIKPEVTTVCLGQAASAAAVLLAAGAPGKRLALPNARILIHQPAMGGEGGGGQASDLEIQANEIMRMREWLEETLAFHSGRTKEQVSKEIERDNILTAKSALEYGMIDQVLESRKAPAAQISK
- a CDS encoding ATP-dependent Clp protease proteolytic subunit — protein: MGLDDNVYQRLLRERIVWLGSEVRDENANAICSKLLLLAAEDPDKDIYLYINSPGGSITAGMAIYDTMQFVKPDVVTVGMGMAASMGQFLLSSGTKGKRYATPHTRVLMHQPLGGLGGTATDIKIQAELILSMKRTLAELIAEQTDKSVEQITADSDRDKWFTATEALEYGFIDKIVSGSGDVTGGGGTAE
- a CDS encoding NlpC/P60 family protein; translated protein: MAQNNTHRLAGRAQLPTHHAQRAARGLGGAAVLGGVVLGTAFTGGAAQAAPAAPAAPVAPAASVPAIQAAPAAPSIVAPAAVLDSSQKLRWGSRGGAVQDLQSALNDHGANLSVDGVFGPRTHSAVKSYQSSNGLLVDGVVGPQTRGALNGAGVSTGGASVSTSSSSSSSSSSSIVNAARSALGTRYSWGGSSLSGMDCSGLVNYAYQAAGINLPRTSGQIANGGRSISQSQAQPGDIVSWPGHVAIYAGNGQIIDASGSKQRVVERGIWGNPSFVSYR